A part of Diprion similis isolate iyDipSimi1 chromosome 12, iyDipSimi1.1, whole genome shotgun sequence genomic DNA contains:
- the LOC124413370 gene encoding KRAB-A domain-containing protein 2-like, with protein MLTLKQGTVAFTRLCQRKKSFPKKGVVVKPLLLKEVSARAQVDLIDMQSCKDQDYKFILNYQEHLTKFVLLRPLKTKTAAKVAYVLIDLFCVFGAPAVLQPDNGSEFVNSIINELSLLWPGLKIVHGKPRHSQELGKRREIKSRCGRYAAGVDD; from the exons ATGCTCACATTGAAACAGGGCACGGTGGCGTTCACAAGAT TgtgccaaagaaaaaaatcttttccgaAAAAGGGTGTCGTAGTGAAACCATTATTGTTGAAAGAAGTAAGTGCCCGGGCGCAAGTGGATCTCATTGATATGCAATCTTGCAAAGATCAAGACTAcaagtttattttaaattatcaaGAGCATTTGACTAAATTTGTACTCCTCAGGCCTTTAAAAACGAAGACCGCTGCAAAAGTGGCATACGTTTTAATTGACTTGTTTTGTGTATTCGGTGCTCCTGCAGTGCTTCAGCCAGATAATGGAAGTGAGTTCGTGAATTCGATCATAAATGAACTCTCGCTCTTGTGGCCTGGATTAAAAATTGTCCATGGGAAACCTCGCCACTCTCAGGAGCTAGGGAAGCGTAGAGAGATCAAATCGAGATGTGGAAGATATGCTGCGGGCGTGGATGACTGA
- the LOC124413363 gene encoding uncharacterized protein LOC124413363 translates to MEEEILNIQTPVIFDESIAHYEIHAHKPYASSTFNNSDEIRITVQHQDLCILPGKSSVHIHGRLLKADGTATVNTQLVNYAICHLFEEIRYEINAVEIDRSKNVGLTSLMKGYASLNPGQSWLMENAGWLDVEEKKKLTDAEGNFDVLIPLSTILGFAEDYRKIVVNAKHELILTRSKTDVNAIVQSQEEEYKIVINTVEWLVPYLKLADQKKVDLLNFVEKDPPISMSFRSWELYEYPLLPTTSKHVWIVKTSTQLEKPRYIILAFQTSRKNKIGKSASHFDHCNVTDVKLFLNSQSYPYGNLNLNMSRNLYALLYEMYANFQATYYDKNPEPLLTRSEFLQKAPLFVIDCSKQNESLKYGPVDIRLEFEAKANFPAETSAYCLIVHDRIVEYNRLSGGVKKLV, encoded by the coding sequence AAACACCGGtcattttcgacgaatctatTGCGCATTACGAAATTCACGCTCACAAACCTTACGCCTCGTCAACATTCAACAACagcgatgaaattcgaatcaccgttcagcatcaggatttatgcatattaccCGGCAAAAGTTCGGTCCATATCCACGGACGACTCTTAAAAGCTGATGGAACAGCGACTGTGAACACGCAGCTCGTAAACTACGCCATCTGtcatttatttgaagaaattcgctACGAAATTAATGCGGTTGAGATCGACAGAAGCAAGAATGTTGGCTTGACAAGTCTAATGAAGGGTTACGCTTCTCTGAACCCTGGTCAGAGTTGGCTAATGGAGAACGCAGGATGGCTTGAcgtggaagagaagaaaaaactaaccGATGCCGAGGGTAATTTTGACGTATTGATACCGCTTAGCACGATACTGGGTTTCGCTGAAGACTACCGCAAGATCGTTGTCAATGCCAAACACGAGTTGATTTTAACGAGATCCAAAACTGATGTAAACGCGATTGTGCAGAGTCAAGAGGAGGAATACAAAATCGTGATCAATACAGTGGAATGGCTCGTACCGTATTTGAAACTTGCggatcagaaaaaagttgacctGCTGAATTTCGTTGAGAAAGACCCGCCTATTTCGATGAGCTTCCGCAGTTGGGAATTGTACGAATATCCTTTACTTCCCACTACATCGAAACACGTTTGGATTGTGAAAACTTCCACTCAGCTTGAAAAACCTCGATATATAATTTTAGCCTTCCAAACAAGTCGAAAGAACAAGATCGGCAAAAGCGCAAGTCATTTCGATCATTGCAATGTCACGGACGTCAAGCTGTTTTTAAACTCACAATCTTATCCGTACGGTAACCTGAACCTAAACATGAGTCGTAATCTGTACGCACTCTTGTACGAGATGTACGCAAACTTCCAAGCTACCTACTACGACAAGAACCCCGAGCCGTTGCTGACAAGGAGTGAATTTCTTCAGAAGGCTCCCTTATTCGTTATTGACTgttcaaaacaaaacgaatCCCTGAAGTACGGACCCGTTGACATCCGCCTTGAATTTGAAGCTAAAGCCAACTTTCCCGCTGAAACATCGGCGTACTGCTTGATTGTTCACGATCGAATCGTTGAATACAACCGACTCAGTGGAGGggtgaaaaagttggtataa